In Astyanax mexicanus isolate ESR-SI-001 chromosome 5, AstMex3_surface, whole genome shotgun sequence, a single window of DNA contains:
- the b3galt1a gene encoding beta-1,3-galactosyltransferase 1: MASKVSCLYLLTVLCWASALWYLSGSRPSSTYVGQMSVPVRKQPPRLLKNVTFSNIRTRTLNPHSFRFLINEPSKCEGDPPFLLILISTNHKEFDARQAIRETWGEENMYSDIRIVTLFLLGHNSEPVLNQMVEQESQIFHDIIVEDFEDSYHNLTLKTMMGMRWVSSFCPNAHYVMKTDSDIFVNMDNLVLNLLRPNAKPRQRFFTGHVINGGPIRDTRSKWYMSREMYPESKYPPFCSGTGYVFSGDMAELIFKTSLHTRLIHLEDVYVGLCLRKLGIHPIQNSGFNHWKMSYSLCRYRRVVTVHQISPEEMHRIWNDMSTKKHLKC, translated from the coding sequence ATGGCCTCAAAGGTGTCCTGTCTGTACCTACTCACTGTGCTTTGCTGGGCCAGCGCTCTGTGGTACCTCAGCGGCTCCCGGCCTTCCAGCACCTACGTAGGCCAGATGTCCGTGCCGGTCCGCAAGCAGCCGCCAAGACTCTTAAAAAATGTGACCTTTAGCAACATCCGCACTCGCACCCTTAACCCGCACAGCTTCCGCTTCCTCATCAACGAGCCAAGCAAATGCGAGGGTGACCCACCCTTCCTTCTTATCCTGATCAGCACCAACCACAAAGAGTTTGACGCTCGGCAGGCGATCCGGGAGACGTGGGGTGAGGAGAACATGTACAGCGACATTCGCATCGTTACACTCTTTCTTCTTGGTCACAATTCCGAGCCTGTACTGAACCAGATGGTGGAGCAGGAGAGCCAGATCTTCCATGACATCATTGTAGAGGACTTTGAGGATTCCTACCACAACCTAACCTTGAAGACCATGATGGGAATGCGCTGGGTATCCTCCTTCTGTCCAAACGCCCACTATGTCATGAAGACAGACAGCGACATCTTTGTCAACATGGACAATCTGGTTCTGAACCTTCTAAGACCTAACGCTAAGCCCAGGCAGCGCTTCTTCACAGGGCATGTCATAAATGGAGGGCCCATCCGAGACACTCGCAGCAAGTGGTACATGTCTAGAGAGATGTACCCTGAGAGCAAGTACCCCCCGTTCTGTTCTGGGACTGGATACGTGTTCTCAGGGGACATGGCTGAGCTGATCTTTAAGACTTCCCTGCACACTCGCCTCATTCACCTGGAGGACGTGTATGTGGGCTTGTGCTTGCGCAAGCTGGGGATCCACCCCATCCAGAACAGTGGCTTCAACCACTGGAAGATGAGCTACAGCCTCTGCCGCTATCGCAGGGTGGTCACTGTGCACCAAATCTCACCAGAGGAGATGCACAGGATATGGAACGACATGTCTACCAAAAAGCATCTCAAGTGCTAA